A portion of the Acidisarcina polymorpha genome contains these proteins:
- a CDS encoding PLP-dependent aminotransferase family protein translates to MPKSISSFELTLKSRARNQTLTNWLYGELRSAILDGRLAPGARLPASRDFASQDELSRGTVVSVLERLQAEGYISSRIGFGTWVNRVEAPRPARLATATPAYIRGVISTYKRPKPWVDLPLVEGIRPFRIGEPAINEFPSELWGRVAAHRARNFGAWLKKEADPRGYRPLRDAIAEYLRTSRGVRCTAEQIIVVSGIQQALDLLARLLLKKSDPVWIEDPGYFGASIAFDTVGAKIIPVPVNDEGISVSAGIRICPDAKGAYVTPAHQFPLGVTMSLERRMALLSWASRAGAFVIEDDYDSEYRFEGPPVPALQSLDNHSSVIFIGSFSKTLFPALRVGYMVLPAPLIDHFLGFRYRTDFRNSSFDQAVLCDFIIDGHLARHLRRMRNLYAERLATLIEGARQHLGGLLEISNVRAGLYTIGYLKNQMTSRQAERLAAAQGVEVLAVDRFTVRGPDPNALLLGFGGFDELAIRQALIRLAKALR, encoded by the coding sequence ATGCCAAAATCCATTAGCTCGTTCGAGCTCACTCTCAAGAGCCGAGCGCGCAATCAGACCCTGACCAACTGGTTGTACGGCGAGCTGCGCTCTGCGATTCTTGACGGTCGGCTCGCGCCAGGCGCCAGATTGCCAGCGTCCAGAGACTTCGCCAGTCAGGATGAACTCTCCCGGGGTACAGTCGTCAGCGTTCTGGAGCGTTTACAAGCCGAGGGATATATCAGTTCCCGGATCGGATTCGGGACGTGGGTCAATCGTGTGGAGGCGCCGCGGCCAGCCCGCCTGGCAACCGCGACGCCGGCGTACATTCGTGGCGTCATTTCGACCTATAAACGGCCGAAGCCCTGGGTCGACCTGCCTTTGGTTGAAGGGATCCGCCCCTTCCGGATCGGGGAGCCGGCCATCAACGAATTCCCTTCTGAGCTTTGGGGACGTGTCGCCGCACACCGAGCACGTAATTTTGGGGCATGGTTAAAGAAAGAGGCTGATCCGCGTGGGTACCGGCCATTGCGCGATGCAATCGCCGAGTATTTGCGCACGTCACGGGGTGTGCGATGCACTGCGGAACAGATCATCGTTGTCTCCGGAATACAACAAGCGCTCGACCTGCTGGCACGTCTGCTCTTAAAAAAGAGTGATCCGGTATGGATCGAAGATCCTGGATACTTCGGAGCAAGCATCGCGTTTGATACTGTCGGAGCTAAGATCATTCCGGTACCAGTGAATGATGAAGGGATATCTGTTTCCGCTGGAATTAGAATCTGTCCGGATGCGAAGGGTGCCTACGTAACGCCGGCACACCAATTCCCGCTGGGGGTAACGATGTCGCTGGAGCGGCGGATGGCCCTTCTCAGCTGGGCCTCGCGCGCTGGTGCTTTTGTTATCGAAGATGACTATGACAGCGAATACAGGTTTGAGGGACCACCTGTACCTGCCCTGCAAAGCCTCGATAATCACTCAAGTGTGATCTTCATCGGATCGTTCAGCAAGACGCTATTCCCAGCCTTACGCGTGGGCTACATGGTGTTGCCTGCGCCATTAATCGACCACTTTCTGGGTTTCCGTTATCGAACCGACTTCCGGAATTCATCTTTTGACCAGGCGGTGCTCTGTGACTTCATCATCGATGGCCACTTGGCGCGTCATCTGCGAAGGATGCGCAATCTATATGCGGAGCGCCTCGCAACGCTCATCGAAGGAGCCAGGCAGCACCTGGGTGGGTTGCTCGAGATCTCGAACGTCAGGGCGGGCCTCTACACGATCGGGTACCTCAAGAATCAAATGACTTCACGGCAGGCGGAAAGGCTGGCGGCGGCCCAGGGTGTTGAGGTTCTTGCTGTCGATCGATTCACTGTCAGAGGTCCTGATCCAAACGCGTTGCTCCTCGGCTTTGGCGGATTCGACGAGCTTGCGATACGGCAAGCACTCATCCGACTTGCAAAAGCACTGAGATAG
- a CDS encoding alpha-L-fucosidase — translation MDRRVFLSAASAATLAAALPVKLFAQHAEPPIEHRLPPTDADFQRSSSYIEDVPLHEYHWASERAVEAFQDLKFGLRIHWGLYSIFGRRGESWPFLTLPFSERESYNHAYQTWNPDQFDADAWMSLCQQSGLKMFAFTSKHQEGFSMFDTKTRVRQRANWTAAGGPKIEDCDLSYSIMETPFRRDVVKELTDAAHKRGIKIDLYFSHSDWYDADFRPYGWHPLQVPSSPELTARESGDGTVQEFWDKLKKRFAGQLVIVPDPTPEEVKRMVQRHRAQLTELLTNYGNIDMMCLDIFWGPKVWPEMRETIVKMRQLQPDVMLRARGIGNYGDYYTPEGFVPSSKEATRMPWFVIYPLGSSFSYESDGSKYKGTGWIVNNLVDATAKGGNFMVGVGPSGQGSFHPTAVEQLHETGKWLKVNGEGIYATRPRPGTLWSEGDNLRFTRSKDNKTIYCFLLKWPGKILSIKSVEAAQATSVKMLGYPNDLVTRWDAQQGLVVTVPEQLQQESNRPCDFAWCLKLTGAHTA, via the coding sequence ATGGATCGACGCGTATTTCTCTCGGCAGCGAGCGCCGCAACTCTGGCCGCCGCCCTTCCCGTAAAGCTCTTTGCACAACATGCAGAGCCTCCGATCGAACACCGGTTGCCGCCTACCGATGCTGACTTCCAGCGTTCCAGCTCCTACATCGAGGATGTCCCTCTGCACGAATATCACTGGGCCTCTGAGCGCGCCGTCGAAGCTTTTCAGGATTTAAAATTCGGCCTCCGGATTCATTGGGGACTCTACTCAATCTTTGGTCGACGGGGTGAGTCCTGGCCTTTTCTCACGCTTCCCTTTAGCGAGCGTGAAAGCTACAACCACGCTTATCAAACCTGGAATCCTGACCAGTTCGACGCCGATGCGTGGATGAGTTTGTGTCAGCAGTCCGGCCTGAAGATGTTTGCTTTCACCTCGAAGCATCAAGAAGGATTTTCCATGTTTGATACCAAGACGCGAGTGCGTCAGCGCGCCAACTGGACGGCAGCCGGCGGACCGAAGATCGAGGATTGCGATCTCTCCTACAGCATCATGGAGACTCCTTTCCGCCGCGACGTAGTCAAAGAGCTGACCGACGCTGCGCATAAACGGGGAATCAAAATCGATCTTTACTTCTCTCATTCCGACTGGTACGATGCTGACTTTCGCCCCTATGGCTGGCACCCGCTGCAGGTGCCGTCGTCCCCTGAACTCACAGCACGCGAGTCAGGAGACGGAACGGTGCAGGAGTTCTGGGACAAGCTAAAGAAGCGATTTGCCGGTCAGCTTGTGATCGTACCCGACCCCACGCCAGAGGAAGTAAAGAGGATGGTCCAGCGGCATCGCGCCCAGCTGACCGAGTTACTCACCAACTACGGCAATATCGACATGATGTGCCTGGACATCTTCTGGGGGCCGAAGGTTTGGCCTGAGATGCGGGAGACGATCGTCAAAATGAGGCAGCTTCAGCCGGACGTCATGTTGCGCGCGAGGGGTATCGGCAATTATGGCGACTACTACACTCCTGAAGGTTTTGTTCCCTCCTCGAAAGAGGCCACCAGAATGCCGTGGTTTGTGATTTATCCACTCGGCTCTTCGTTCTCCTATGAAAGCGATGGGTCGAAGTACAAAGGCACAGGATGGATCGTCAACAACCTGGTCGATGCGACGGCGAAAGGTGGTAACTTCATGGTTGGTGTTGGCCCGAGCGGCCAGGGCAGCTTCCATCCGACGGCGGTTGAGCAACTTCACGAAACCGGAAAGTGGCTGAAGGTGAACGGCGAAGGCATTTATGCCACCCGCCCCCGGCCCGGAACTCTATGGTCTGAAGGCGATAACCTGCGGTTTACCCGCAGCAAGGACAATAAGACGATTTATTGCTTCCTGCTTAAATGGCCTGGGAAAATCCTTTCGATCAAATCAGTGGAAGCGGCACAGGCGACCAGCGTGAAGATGCTTGGATACCCCAATGACCTTGTAACCAGATGGGACGCGCAACAGGGGTTAGTCGTCACGGTTCCTGAGCAATTACAGCAGGAGTCGAATCGACCGTGCGACTTCGCCTGGTGTCTCAAGCTCACTGGTGCACATACTGCTTGA
- a CDS encoding carboxypeptidase-like regulatory domain-containing protein has product MKQSLVKHWNPLRYLSTPLILCCLLVLTSFTARAQQATASVNGVVTDPSGAAIPGARVQLANVNTGVIRTTTTNNDGAYDFPSVAPGGYGMQASADGFAAVSQPPVTLEVSQIATFNFQLTIGAATSNVTVTAAPAAMQTSSSELGTVVSTAEVNNLPLNGRNFTQLLTITAGVANINTDQNSGGGGGWNGKTIGTTDIPAVNGARNRSNMFILDSANDLNTLSGVYNYAPIVDAIQEFKTQDHNDLAEYGGAAGGAVTVVTKGGTNQYHGAVWEFLRNEQMDARGYFEANRTPLRQNQYGASAGGPISIPKLYDGRNRTFFYLAWEGYRYASAQETGALGPTDAMRNGDFSALGTPIYDPATTVLDPATGAYTRQTFTQEYNEPNPAYCGGDINCIPASRINPVSALYQSAIPQSGALVNGSNVFVSGSSWTNQDSGTIRADHSFGNSDQLMFRYSQFGQFGISPSGTIGAGFDQVAGHNYIGHWTHTYSPTAFSDVYFGRNYGYSLIGTSWPGQGAGFTGKLQALGVSTSWMTLDGKLYPPQFSADNYVGFTGSQLQGSGLADNWQFGGSFTKIVGKHTFKAGGDFETNNFVSPIAYAGSNFGVAQTGGLGADQGVGGNSWASLLLGIPREASYRNVNEVVHGGWIDAFFLQDQFKATSRLTINIGFRNDMVFTPIYGTGNGGNFYTGEANPVTGQYILNALPPNCSATQGAPCIPNGIYTSSTTPAPGGLPPNAIVRSNPRMINNSLADWAIRLGGAYRLNDKTTIRGGYGRQYDLWATIIQLSQNFAGNWPAVNTIDNAGLNNNIPTVNTADPLGLGGGGALIYPINDFSQVSQWMVDPNFKTPYLDQWNIGVERQLPANIALDANYVGSVGRHLDWGPTMNTPQPGPGTVQARRPYPYMLQQWFDQSAGDSRYNALQITVNKRTSHGVTFLAAYTLGHSNDDGCGLGASCNSSNPYNRAADYGTSDLNQKHAFSAAFTAQSPFTRSPNRWVSNFAGGWALSGIVQFSSGQPYTVTTGSDPENIGCCLQERLNVVGNPNSGPGIRTREQWFNTSAFVTPAPYTYGTEKVNPYTAQMRHEVDLSVLRQFHVGLGEQRFFEFRVDSFNLFNNVVFNTPDATISDTTFGQIKTQQNSPRQLQVALKFYY; this is encoded by the coding sequence ATGAAACAGTCGCTCGTAAAGCACTGGAATCCACTCCGGTACCTCAGCACCCCTTTGATCCTATGTTGTCTTCTGGTACTCACGTCCTTTACCGCCCGCGCGCAGCAGGCTACCGCGAGCGTCAACGGCGTGGTCACTGACCCGTCAGGCGCCGCAATTCCGGGCGCACGGGTGCAACTCGCAAACGTCAACACGGGCGTGATCAGGACAACGACTACCAACAACGACGGAGCCTATGACTTTCCCAGCGTGGCGCCAGGCGGCTATGGGATGCAAGCCTCTGCAGACGGCTTTGCCGCGGTGTCGCAACCGCCGGTAACGCTCGAGGTCAGCCAAATTGCGACGTTCAACTTTCAACTGACCATCGGCGCTGCGACCAGCAACGTCACCGTGACCGCCGCTCCGGCCGCGATGCAGACTTCAAGTTCCGAGTTGGGTACGGTCGTTTCCACAGCAGAAGTGAACAACCTGCCTCTGAATGGCCGCAACTTCACTCAACTGTTGACGATCACCGCAGGCGTGGCCAATATCAATACCGACCAGAACAGCGGCGGAGGCGGTGGGTGGAACGGTAAAACGATCGGGACCACCGATATTCCGGCGGTCAATGGAGCCCGCAACCGCAGCAACATGTTTATTCTGGATAGCGCGAACGACTTGAACACTCTGTCGGGGGTATACAACTATGCCCCGATCGTCGACGCCATTCAGGAATTCAAGACCCAGGACCACAACGATCTCGCTGAATACGGCGGGGCCGCCGGAGGCGCCGTAACGGTGGTCACGAAGGGCGGAACCAACCAGTACCATGGAGCCGTTTGGGAGTTCCTGCGAAACGAGCAGATGGATGCGCGCGGCTACTTTGAGGCAAACCGCACACCGCTTCGGCAGAATCAATACGGCGCTTCGGCCGGTGGTCCCATTTCCATCCCGAAGCTGTATGACGGCAGGAACCGTACCTTTTTCTATCTAGCGTGGGAAGGTTATCGATACGCATCCGCCCAGGAAACTGGAGCGCTCGGACCGACGGACGCAATGCGCAACGGCGACTTCAGCGCCCTCGGCACCCCGATCTACGATCCGGCGACGACCGTTCTCGACCCTGCCACCGGGGCCTACACGCGGCAGACCTTCACCCAGGAGTACAACGAGCCCAATCCGGCGTATTGCGGCGGCGATATCAACTGCATCCCTGCCAGCCGGATCAATCCAGTTTCGGCGCTATACCAGTCGGCTATCCCGCAGAGCGGCGCTCTGGTGAACGGGAGCAACGTCTTCGTCAGCGGAAGTTCCTGGACCAACCAGGATTCGGGAACGATTCGGGCCGATCATAGCTTCGGCAACAGCGACCAGCTCATGTTCCGCTATAGCCAGTTCGGTCAGTTTGGGATTTCCCCATCGGGCACAATCGGCGCTGGCTTCGATCAGGTCGCCGGGCATAACTACATCGGGCACTGGACCCACACCTATAGTCCGACCGCCTTCTCGGACGTGTACTTCGGCAGAAACTATGGGTACAGTCTGATCGGCACATCCTGGCCTGGCCAGGGCGCGGGATTTACCGGGAAGCTGCAGGCGCTTGGGGTCTCTACGTCCTGGATGACCTTGGACGGCAAACTGTACCCGCCCCAGTTTTCGGCAGACAATTACGTCGGATTTACCGGCTCGCAACTGCAGGGAAGCGGATTGGCGGATAACTGGCAGTTCGGTGGCTCTTTTACCAAGATCGTGGGCAAGCACACGTTTAAAGCCGGCGGCGATTTTGAGACCAACAATTTCGTCTCGCCGATCGCGTATGCCGGATCGAATTTCGGGGTCGCCCAGACCGGGGGGCTTGGGGCCGATCAAGGCGTGGGCGGAAACAGCTGGGCATCCTTGCTGCTCGGTATTCCGCGCGAAGCCAGCTATCGGAATGTCAATGAGGTGGTGCATGGGGGATGGATCGATGCGTTCTTCCTTCAAGACCAGTTCAAAGCCACGAGCCGGCTTACCATCAACATAGGTTTCCGTAACGACATGGTGTTCACGCCGATTTACGGAACCGGCAACGGCGGGAACTTCTATACGGGCGAGGCCAACCCTGTCACCGGACAGTACATCCTCAATGCGCTTCCCCCGAACTGTTCGGCGACCCAGGGCGCGCCCTGTATCCCCAATGGCATCTACACCTCGTCGACTACGCCCGCGCCGGGCGGACTTCCCCCGAACGCGATCGTCCGCTCGAATCCCAGGATGATCAATAATTCGCTGGCCGACTGGGCCATCCGGCTCGGCGGGGCCTACCGTCTGAACGACAAGACGACCATCCGCGGCGGTTACGGTCGCCAGTACGATCTGTGGGCAACCATCATTCAGCTCTCGCAAAACTTCGCCGGCAACTGGCCAGCGGTCAATACGATCGACAATGCCGGGCTGAATAACAACATTCCCACCGTGAATACGGCCGATCCGTTGGGATTAGGCGGCGGTGGAGCGCTCATTTACCCCATCAACGACTTCAGCCAGGTCAGCCAATGGATGGTGGATCCGAACTTCAAAACTCCTTATCTGGACCAGTGGAACATAGGCGTCGAGCGGCAGTTGCCCGCTAACATTGCGCTCGATGCAAATTACGTCGGCTCCGTCGGAAGGCATCTAGACTGGGGCCCCACGATGAATACTCCCCAGCCCGGACCGGGCACCGTGCAGGCCCGGCGCCCTTACCCGTACATGCTGCAGCAGTGGTTTGACCAGAGCGCCGGTGACAGCCGTTACAATGCCCTTCAGATCACAGTCAACAAACGGACGAGCCACGGCGTAACGTTCCTGGCTGCCTACACACTCGGCCACTCGAACGATGACGGATGCGGGCTTGGCGCAAGCTGCAATTCTTCCAATCCGTACAATCGCGCCGCTGATTACGGCACATCTGACCTGAACCAGAAGCACGCGTTTTCAGCGGCGTTCACGGCACAATCTCCATTCACCAGATCTCCCAATAGATGGGTCTCCAATTTTGCCGGCGGATGGGCGCTCAGCGGCATCGTGCAGTTCAGTTCCGGACAGCCCTACACGGTGACCACCGGCAGCGATCCGGAGAATATCGGGTGCTGTTTGCAGGAACGGTTGAACGTGGTCGGTAATCCGAACAGCGGGCCTGGCATCCGCACCCGGGAGCAATGGTTCAACACCAGCGCATTTGTAACACCAGCGCCATACACGTACGGCACTGAGAAGGTGAACCCCTACACCGCGCAGATGCGTCACGAGGTAGACCTGTCCGTACTTCGCCAATTCCATGTTGGGCTCGGAGAACAGAGATTTTTCGAGTTCCGCGTCGACTCTTTCAATCTCTTCAACAACGTCGTCTTCAACACTCCGGATGCGACCATCTCTGACACGACATTCGGACAGATCAAGACCCAGCAAAACTCACCGCGACAGTTGCAAGTGGCCCTGAAGTTCTACTATTAG
- a CDS encoding CRTAC1 family protein, whose translation MRLELLILIGSLAPGAIACGQSVSPGPIRFEDIAQKAGVHFVTENSPTAEKHQPETMPAGVALFDYDGDGFLDIFLVNGAEMPSLVKTGPKYYNRLFHNNGNGTFTDVTEHAGLEGAGYGMGAAVGDFDNDGRPDLFVANVNGNQMFHNNGNGTFTDVTAKAGVSGAKHKDRKMWSIAAGWFDYNRDGLLDLFVVNYCDWDPRYEPSCMGIDGRGYCHPDSFPPLRNTLYRNNGDGTFTDVSEETGISKVDGRGMGVAFADYDNDGWPDVFVANDNSPNRLFHNLGGKRFEEVGLEAGVAYNDDGNVLAGMGVDFRDLNNDGLPDIWHTALENETFPLYLNKGKGRFANAGHESGLANLTMPMSGWSNGIADFDNDGWKDLVVARGNVLDNIEQISRHFRYAEPNAVFRNLGNGKYEDVSVSAGADFTRPAAHRGLAYGDLDNDGRIDLVITALGGPVSVLRNVTETHNHWILLKLVGSKSNRMGLGAQICLTTDDGRRLYNEATTSTGYAGSSDPRVHFGVGSSRLIREIEIRWPSGTRQLLHDVSVDQALVVTEPGEGAQR comes from the coding sequence ATGCGTTTAGAGTTGCTCATTCTTATTGGCTCTCTGGCGCCGGGTGCGATCGCGTGTGGACAGAGCGTCTCGCCGGGTCCGATCCGGTTCGAAGATATCGCCCAAAAAGCTGGCGTGCATTTTGTCACTGAGAACAGTCCGACCGCAGAGAAGCACCAGCCCGAGACCATGCCCGCCGGCGTTGCATTGTTCGACTACGACGGGGACGGGTTTCTCGACATCTTTCTGGTCAACGGCGCGGAGATGCCGTCCCTGGTGAAAACCGGCCCGAAATACTACAACCGCTTGTTTCACAACAATGGAAATGGAACCTTTACCGACGTCACCGAACATGCCGGGCTCGAGGGGGCAGGTTACGGAATGGGCGCAGCAGTAGGCGATTTCGATAACGATGGCCGACCCGACCTGTTTGTCGCCAACGTCAACGGAAACCAGATGTTCCACAATAACGGTAACGGCACTTTTACGGACGTCACCGCCAAAGCCGGTGTGAGTGGAGCAAAGCACAAGGATCGCAAGATGTGGTCGATTGCGGCGGGGTGGTTCGACTACAACCGCGATGGACTGCTGGATCTATTCGTGGTGAATTACTGCGACTGGGACCCGCGTTACGAACCCAGTTGCATGGGCATCGATGGCCGCGGTTACTGCCACCCCGACAGCTTTCCTCCCCTGCGAAACACTCTCTACCGCAACAACGGCGACGGGACGTTCACCGACGTTTCTGAAGAAACAGGAATATCGAAGGTCGATGGCAGAGGGATGGGAGTTGCATTTGCCGATTACGACAACGACGGCTGGCCCGATGTCTTTGTGGCTAACGACAACAGCCCGAACCGTCTCTTTCATAACCTCGGAGGAAAGCGCTTTGAAGAGGTGGGCCTGGAGGCTGGAGTGGCTTACAACGACGACGGCAACGTCCTGGCCGGGATGGGTGTGGATTTCCGCGATCTCAACAACGACGGATTACCCGACATCTGGCACACCGCGCTCGAAAACGAGACGTTCCCACTTTATCTCAACAAGGGAAAAGGCAGGTTCGCCAATGCGGGACACGAAAGTGGGCTTGCAAACCTGACAATGCCCATGTCCGGCTGGTCGAACGGCATAGCCGATTTCGACAACGATGGATGGAAGGACCTTGTCGTGGCACGCGGCAATGTGCTGGATAACATCGAGCAAATATCCCGGCACTTTCGCTATGCCGAACCGAACGCCGTGTTTCGAAATCTTGGCAACGGCAAGTACGAGGATGTTAGCGTCTCGGCCGGGGCCGACTTCACGCGGCCGGCGGCGCACCGCGGCCTTGCCTATGGTGACCTCGATAACGACGGCCGCATCGATCTAGTGATCACTGCGCTGGGTGGCCCGGTGAGCGTGCTGCGCAATGTCACCGAAACTCACAATCACTGGATTCTGCTGAAACTGGTCGGATCAAAAAGCAACCGGATGGGGCTTGGTGCACAGATTTGCCTCACCACCGATGATGGGAGGAGACTTTACAACGAGGCCACCACCAGCACCGGCTATGCCGGGTCCAGCGATCCGCGCGTTCACTTCGGTGTCGGCAGTTCGCGCCTTATTCGCGAAATCGAGATTCGCTGGCCGTCAGGTACGCGCCAGCTGCTGCACGACGTGTCGGTGGACCAGGCTTTGGTAGTGACGGAGCCGGGGGAAGGCGCTCAGCGCTAG
- a CDS encoding tetratricopeptide repeat protein: MNGPLLGCGALLLLFGTPAFAQLPAACKPPASAAHPPPGTPPARVYDAVGAWFAEKGDLKCSVAAFEEALRLDPHSAEAHFDLGLARQREQRTDAAVREFQLALQHDPKLLQARCALGSALSDQAAAEAEFRKALASDPQLVCALDGLAQVLFNGGRYDAARDYWQQAVRLQPDDPDLQLALDTAVYKTAKARQADGQPPVEGSTVADAIRLLTGLIEKHPGTTAAHFTLGNIYANERRFREAADEYRIVVQQDSADTMALAAEVKALVDAAAFTDALAPARDYARLRPNEPSAHILLGMVYRGLGDYAKAEPELELGIAGAPEDFAARYQLGFVLAKLGKPGQALPQLRKAVALNPADKSAQFQLAAVLRSLGQTEEAGKIVEQFRKTTDVEFRNSQLTSDGIKANDLLEAGKPAEAAEIYRRMLEEKGDSAWTAYNLALALEAMHDTKGAEEALRRGIGVDPTLAKLRAELGRLELTDGDTESAQQSLQSAVDLEPQLVDARGNLAMIFARKGDLSTAEKLLRQALEDDPRYIEGHLNLGLILAQQGKLPGAKQELDQAVTLDPQGPDTLSTVGKALAQMGKMSEGVALLRKVVVLRPDLAAAHLDLALALADSYDLPAALAETGEAVRLAPQSGVAHFYRGRVLYDLGRATEAQPEFEIAHRLVPQIPEPPFYLALIAKQEGKYAAAAGLLEETVKLQPRNVMGWYLLGQCYEKQSDTDRAVAAWRQAIAIDPNLSQALFGLARALRSSDPDESGKFMARYTEIQKQRRILDSAGTLANNAVVAASAHDWPEATRQLSAAIAECGDCAVKADLHKKLGLIDCQDGDLNNGEKELLAAKALKPADPEIQRALQLIAEARNQHTTSAARKVD; encoded by the coding sequence ATGAACGGACCGCTCCTTGGTTGTGGCGCGTTGCTGCTTCTCTTTGGAACGCCGGCCTTTGCGCAACTGCCGGCCGCCTGTAAGCCACCCGCATCCGCGGCGCACCCGCCTCCGGGCACGCCGCCGGCGAGGGTCTATGACGCGGTGGGTGCCTGGTTCGCCGAAAAGGGCGATCTGAAATGCTCTGTGGCGGCATTCGAGGAGGCGTTGCGTCTCGATCCGCATTCGGCCGAGGCGCATTTCGATCTCGGGCTTGCCCGGCAACGCGAACAGCGGACCGATGCCGCCGTCCGCGAATTTCAGCTCGCCTTACAACACGATCCTAAGTTGCTGCAGGCGCGCTGCGCACTCGGCTCGGCGTTGTCAGACCAGGCTGCGGCAGAAGCGGAATTTCGCAAGGCGCTCGCGAGCGATCCGCAGCTTGTCTGCGCGCTGGATGGCCTCGCCCAGGTTCTCTTCAACGGCGGCCGGTACGATGCCGCCCGGGATTACTGGCAGCAGGCTGTGCGCCTTCAACCCGATGATCCCGATTTACAGCTCGCCTTGGACACCGCCGTCTACAAGACTGCCAAAGCCCGCCAGGCCGATGGACAGCCGCCAGTCGAAGGCTCGACCGTGGCGGACGCAATTCGCCTTCTTACGGGATTGATCGAGAAGCATCCCGGCACGACTGCCGCCCACTTCACGCTCGGCAACATTTATGCCAATGAGCGGCGCTTTCGCGAGGCCGCTGACGAATACCGCATCGTTGTCCAGCAGGACTCCGCGGACACGATGGCGTTAGCCGCCGAGGTCAAGGCGCTCGTCGATGCGGCTGCGTTCACCGATGCGCTTGCGCCGGCCCGCGACTATGCGCGCCTGAGGCCTAACGAGCCTTCGGCACATATCCTGCTCGGGATGGTGTACCGCGGTCTCGGTGACTACGCCAAGGCAGAGCCGGAACTGGAGCTTGGGATCGCCGGCGCACCGGAGGATTTTGCGGCGCGGTATCAACTTGGCTTCGTTCTGGCCAAGCTCGGCAAACCTGGGCAAGCGCTGCCCCAATTGCGAAAAGCAGTGGCGCTGAATCCGGCAGACAAGTCGGCCCAGTTCCAACTTGCGGCAGTCCTGCGCTCGCTCGGTCAGACTGAAGAAGCGGGTAAGATCGTCGAGCAGTTCCGCAAGACGACCGATGTTGAATTCCGAAACAGTCAGCTGACCTCGGACGGCATTAAAGCCAACGATTTGCTCGAGGCGGGAAAGCCGGCGGAGGCCGCCGAAATCTATCGCCGCATGCTTGAAGAGAAAGGCGACAGCGCCTGGACCGCCTACAACCTCGCGCTGGCGCTGGAAGCGATGCATGACACGAAGGGGGCTGAAGAAGCGCTTCGCAGAGGTATTGGTGTCGACCCGACATTGGCGAAGCTTCGCGCCGAATTAGGCCGCTTGGAACTTACAGACGGTGACACTGAATCTGCCCAGCAATCACTCCAGTCAGCCGTGGACCTCGAACCGCAGCTCGTCGACGCCCGCGGCAACTTGGCCATGATCTTCGCCAGAAAGGGCGATCTCTCGACTGCCGAGAAGCTGCTTCGCCAGGCTCTCGAAGACGATCCGCGGTATATCGAAGGCCATCTCAACCTCGGCCTGATTCTTGCCCAGCAGGGGAAATTGCCTGGCGCCAAGCAGGAGCTCGACCAGGCCGTCACGCTCGATCCTCAGGGTCCCGACACCCTCTCCACCGTCGGTAAGGCCCTGGCGCAGATGGGCAAGATGAGCGAAGGAGTCGCCCTGCTGCGCAAAGTGGTGGTGCTGAGGCCCGATCTGGCCGCCGCCCATCTGGATCTCGCGCTCGCGCTCGCCGACAGTTACGATCTGCCCGCGGCACTGGCGGAGACCGGCGAAGCGGTCCGTCTGGCTCCCCAGTCCGGGGTCGCTCATTTCTATCGCGGCAGGGTGCTGTATGACCTTGGCCGCGCGACCGAAGCACAACCGGAGTTCGAGATCGCCCACCGGCTGGTTCCACAAATACCCGAGCCTCCGTTCTACCTTGCCCTCATCGCGAAGCAGGAGGGCAAGTACGCCGCCGCCGCCGGCCTGTTGGAAGAGACCGTCAAGCTGCAGCCCCGCAACGTGATGGGCTGGTATCTGCTGGGCCAGTGTTATGAAAAGCAGTCCGATACCGACAGAGCTGTAGCGGCGTGGCGGCAGGCCATCGCCATCGATCCGAACCTCAGCCAGGCGCTATTCGGCTTGGCGCGTGCCTTGCGGTCGTCCGATCCCGACGAGTCCGGCAAATTCATGGCCCGGTATACCGAGATCCAGAAGCAACGCCGCATCCTGGACAGTGCGGGCACTCTGGCAAACAATGCTGTGGTCGCCGCCTCCGCCCACGATTGGCCTGAAGCTACTCGCCAGCTGAGTGCAGCCATCGCCGAGTGCGGCGACTGCGCCGTCAAAGCCGACCTCCATAAAAAGCTCGGCCTGATCGACTGTCAGGATGGAGACCTCAACAACGGCGAAAAGGAGCTGCTGGCAGCAAAGGCCCTCAAGCCGGCGGATCCCGAGATCCAGCGCGCGCTGCAACTCATCGCCGAGGCGCGAAACCAGCACACGACTTCTGCCGCAAGGAAGGTGGATTAG